In a single window of the Alphaproteobacteria bacterium genome:
- the dapD gene encoding 2,3,4,5-tetrahydropyridine-2,6-dicarboxylate N-succinyltransferase — translation MDKSELQDVIDAAWEKRDTLSTATQGEIRKAVDQALEALDGGKVRVAEKIGGEWHVNQWLKKAVLLSFRLNDSVPIPGGPGSPEKGGTPWFDKVRSKFEGWDAARYRAAGFRAVPGCFVRRSAYVAPGAVLMPCFLNVGAYVDSGTMIDTWATVGSCAQIGKNCHLSGGVGIGGVLEPVQAGPVIIEDNCFIGARSEVVEGVVVETGSVLAMGVFISATTRIVDRESGEVFTGRVPAYSVVVPGSLPGRPFDDGRPSPSLYCCVIVKRVDERTRSKTSINELLRA, via the coding sequence ATGGATAAATCCGAACTCCAGGACGTCATCGATGCGGCGTGGGAGAAGCGCGACACGCTTTCGACCGCGACCCAAGGCGAGATACGCAAAGCGGTCGACCAGGCGCTCGAGGCGCTCGACGGCGGTAAGGTGCGTGTCGCGGAGAAGATCGGCGGCGAATGGCACGTCAATCAATGGCTCAAAAAGGCGGTCCTGCTTTCCTTCCGCTTGAACGATTCGGTACCCATTCCGGGTGGCCCAGGGAGTCCCGAGAAGGGTGGTACGCCCTGGTTCGACAAGGTGCGTTCCAAATTCGAAGGGTGGGACGCCGCACGTTACCGTGCCGCAGGATTCCGTGCGGTTCCAGGCTGCTTCGTGCGCCGTTCGGCCTATGTAGCACCTGGGGCCGTGCTGATGCCGTGCTTTCTCAACGTGGGCGCCTATGTCGACAGCGGCACCATGATCGATACCTGGGCGACCGTTGGCTCTTGCGCGCAAATCGGCAAGAATTGCCATTTATCGGGCGGAGTCGGGATCGGCGGCGTTCTCGAACCTGTCCAGGCCGGACCTGTCATCATCGAAGATAATTGCTTTATCGGCGCCAGAAGCGAGGTCGTCGAGGGCGTCGTTGTCGAGACTGGCTCCGTCCTCGCCATGGGCGTTTTCATTAGCGCCACGACGCGCATCGTCGACCGCGAGAGCGGGGAAGTGTTCACCGGCCGCGTGCCGGCATATTCGGTGGTGGTGCCCGGCAGCTTGCCTGGCCGGCCTTTCGACGACGGTAGGCCCTCGCCAAGCCTCTATTGTTGCGTCATTGTGAAGCGGGTCGATGAGCGGACGCGCTCAAAGACCTCGATCAACGAGCTGCTACGGGCGTGA
- a CDS encoding pyrimidine 5'-nucleotidase translates to MRSAPVPLHHVATWVFDLDNTLYPPSCRLFDQVDRRIGQFIAEYFDVDPVAARALQKRYFREYGTTLRGLMTEHGVDPYRYLDYVHRIDHGAIPPNPALDAALERLKGRKIVFTNGSADHAAKVLARLGVARHFEAVFDVAAADFVPKPELACYRALLARHDIAPAGAAIFDDIPRNLEPAHALGMTTILVRTETEYGSTTETGSHIHHHADDLVDFLENVLAERAKTAG, encoded by the coding sequence ATGCGCTCCGCCCCGGTCCCCCTCCATCACGTCGCCACTTGGGTATTCGACCTTGACAATACCCTTTATCCGCCCTCGTGCCGGCTGTTCGACCAGGTCGATCGACGGATCGGGCAATTCATCGCCGAGTATTTCGACGTCGACCCCGTCGCTGCGCGTGCGCTTCAGAAGCGCTATTTCCGGGAATACGGCACCACCTTGCGCGGCCTCATGACCGAACACGGCGTCGACCCATACCGTTATCTCGACTATGTCCACCGGATCGATCACGGCGCCATTCCACCCAACCCAGCACTCGATGCGGCCCTCGAAAGACTGAAGGGGCGCAAGATCGTCTTCACGAACGGCTCAGCCGATCACGCCGCGAAAGTGTTGGCGCGCTTGGGTGTCGCACGCCATTTCGAGGCGGTTTTCGACGTCGCGGCGGCGGATTTCGTCCCGAAGCCGGAGCTTGCATGCTACCGCGCGCTCCTCGCGCGCCACGACATCGCACCCGCCGGTGCGGCGATATTCGACGATATTCCGCGCAACCTCGAGCCGGCCCATGCCCTCGGCATGACCACAATCCTCGTCAGGACCGAGACCGAATATGGCTCGACGACGGAAACGGGCAGCCACATCCATCACCACGCCGACGATCTCGTGGATTTTCTCGAGAACGTGCTCGCCGAACGCGCCAAAACCGCCGGATAG
- a CDS encoding sensor domain-containing diguanylate cyclase produces the protein MWRSRQSPVPEDAPRVGADFPEPASADPVLEYRLRAALIESRQRYKDLVEISSDFAWETRTDGSFAFVSPRGALGYRAAELVDRPASGFVVDAPKLAVNPFEAQAAVEEVELAFRRSDGAIAILSASAIPRFDDQDRWIGARGVCRDVTEARARDAALAQARHRERLFAVIVAAIRDVVEPANLLATAADAILRAFHAAGCRIFRYASGRGLVLAASAGEPALPPLLEEAFEEAFRGADAAMVEYGRALVAVTRHRREANGALYLWRADADGPWDVDAVALAGAVAGQLGIAIEQIANHEVLERLTRTDPLTGLLNRRGFLDQLERRLARHARAALSAERVEAALIYVDLDNFKPVNDRFGHQKGDDLLVHVAELLRQGTRAADLVARLGGDEFALWLEGVDEAGARIRAGVLLELSEALAPFSADAGRPLGLSIGIALYDPESGEGVNSLTARADAAMYAVKRGGKRNICVAVAARSAEA, from the coding sequence ATGTGGCGCTCGCGTCAATCCCCCGTTCCAGAAGATGCGCCTCGCGTCGGCGCTGACTTTCCAGAGCCGGCTTCGGCCGATCCGGTGCTGGAGTATCGGCTACGCGCGGCCCTTATCGAATCGCGACAGCGCTACAAGGACCTGGTCGAGATCTCGAGCGACTTCGCGTGGGAGACCCGGACCGACGGCAGCTTCGCATTCGTCTCGCCTCGCGGTGCGCTTGGCTATCGCGCAGCCGAACTCGTCGATCGTCCGGCGAGCGGCTTTGTCGTCGACGCCCCAAAACTCGCGGTCAATCCGTTCGAGGCGCAAGCGGCGGTCGAGGAGGTCGAGCTTGCCTTCCGGCGATCGGATGGCGCCATTGCCATACTCAGCGCTTCGGCGATCCCCCGATTCGACGACCAAGACCGCTGGATCGGCGCGCGCGGCGTCTGCCGGGACGTGACCGAAGCGCGCGCGCGGGACGCGGCCCTTGCCCAAGCGCGGCATCGCGAGCGACTCTTCGCGGTAATTGTCGCCGCGATCCGCGACGTGGTCGAGCCGGCCAATCTGCTTGCGACTGCGGCAGACGCGATCTTGCGCGCTTTTCACGCGGCCGGCTGCCGTATCTTCCGCTATGCATCCGGGCGTGGACTCGTACTTGCCGCGTCGGCCGGCGAACCGGCACTGCCCCCGTTGCTCGAAGAGGCGTTCGAGGAGGCGTTCAGGGGAGCCGATGCAGCCATGGTCGAGTATGGACGCGCGCTTGTGGCCGTTACGCGGCATCGGCGCGAGGCGAATGGCGCCCTCTATCTTTGGCGCGCCGATGCCGATGGCCCTTGGGACGTCGATGCGGTGGCCCTCGCCGGTGCGGTCGCAGGCCAGCTCGGCATTGCGATCGAGCAAATCGCCAATCACGAGGTTCTCGAGCGGCTGACGCGCACCGATCCGCTCACTGGGCTCCTCAACCGACGTGGCTTCCTCGATCAGCTCGAGCGGCGATTGGCGCGGCACGCGCGTGCCGCGTTGAGTGCGGAGCGTGTCGAAGCAGCCCTTATCTACGTCGATCTCGACAATTTCAAACCGGTCAATGACCGTTTCGGCCATCAGAAAGGCGACGACCTTCTCGTCCATGTGGCTGAGCTTTTGCGGCAAGGGACGCGTGCTGCCGATCTCGTAGCGCGCCTCGGGGGCGACGAATTTGCATTGTGGCTCGAAGGTGTCGATGAAGCCGGGGCGCGAATTCGTGCCGGAGTGCTCCTCGAGCTTTCGGAGGCATTGGCGCCATTCTCGGCCGATGCCGGCCGCCCGCTCGGCTTGTCGATCGGGATCGCGCTCTATGACCCGGAATCGGGGGAGGGCGTGAATAGCCTCACCGCGCGGGCCGATGCGGCCATGTATGCGGTCAAGCGCGGCGGCAAGCGCAATATTTGCGTGGCCGTCGCCGCTCGGTCGGCGGAGGCATGA
- a CDS encoding DUF2336 domain-containing protein translates to MTRESIAAMRRRLENAALPLDYDETKKFLVVDDTNVRKLLASRRDVPQEVLYYLAQDAMPEVRVAVAANPETPIQAELLLSRDASEDVRFALAGKVAQVAGERSADGRPGRTKLFFELLKALARDELARIRRIVSQAVKDIANIPRDIVRSLASDADPEVAAPVLKDSPVLREHDLISAMQANPAAAVIGAVAQRADLGAALSDAVVATGSESGIAALLANDSAQIREETLDLLIERAAEIPSWQESLVERPKLSARAVTRLAHVVAGTLAEKLARREDLDSGLLEEIERVASVRLSGPDAVGPRPSPGQSVAPAAGGPESQRPPSVEGAKPKLEDDAGSVATAIGRARSLLLAGALNEDAVAGAVAQRDRPFVAASLALKTKLPFAVVDKIIAISSAKGITALVWKAGFTMRLSVQLQTRLAGILPNKAIYARDGVGFPLTEDEMRWQLEFFDAA, encoded by the coding sequence ATGACGCGCGAATCCATCGCGGCGATGCGCCGGCGACTTGAGAATGCCGCCCTGCCGCTCGACTATGACGAGACCAAGAAGTTTCTCGTCGTTGACGACACGAACGTTCGCAAATTGCTCGCATCGCGCCGGGACGTTCCCCAGGAAGTTCTCTATTACCTCGCGCAAGACGCGATGCCCGAAGTGCGCGTGGCGGTCGCGGCCAACCCCGAGACGCCGATCCAGGCCGAATTGCTGCTGAGCCGGGACGCGAGCGAGGATGTACGCTTCGCACTCGCGGGGAAGGTGGCCCAGGTCGCCGGTGAGCGCAGTGCGGACGGTCGGCCCGGTCGCACGAAGCTTTTCTTCGAACTCCTGAAAGCCCTCGCTCGGGATGAACTTGCCCGGATACGCCGTATCGTCTCCCAAGCAGTCAAGGATATCGCGAACATTCCACGCGATATCGTGCGGTCGTTGGCGAGCGACGCGGATCCCGAGGTTGCAGCACCGGTGCTCAAAGATTCGCCAGTACTTCGCGAGCACGACCTCATCTCGGCGATGCAGGCGAATCCCGCCGCCGCGGTCATCGGGGCCGTGGCGCAACGCGCCGATCTCGGTGCCGCACTCTCCGATGCAGTGGTGGCGACGGGAAGCGAGAGTGGTATTGCGGCACTTCTGGCGAACGACAGCGCGCAAATTCGAGAGGAAACACTCGACCTTCTGATCGAGCGAGCGGCCGAGATTCCCTCTTGGCAGGAGTCTCTGGTCGAGCGTCCTAAGCTATCTGCGCGCGCCGTAACCCGGCTCGCGCATGTTGTCGCAGGCACGCTTGCCGAGAAACTGGCACGGCGGGAAGACCTTGACTCGGGTTTGCTTGAGGAAATCGAGCGGGTGGCAAGTGTGCGCCTCTCCGGCCCCGACGCGGTCGGGCCGCGGCCGAGCCCAGGGCAGAGCGTCGCGCCGGCAGCCGGCGGGCCGGAAAGCCAACGTCCGCCGTCGGTCGAAGGGGCGAAACCAAAGCTCGAGGACGATGCGGGCAGCGTGGCAACGGCGATTGGGCGCGCACGATCCTTGCTCCTCGCGGGCGCACTCAATGAGGACGCGGTGGCGGGAGCGGTCGCCCAGCGCGACCGTCCCTTCGTCGCGGCATCGCTCGCCCTGAAGACGAAACTGCCTTTCGCCGTGGTCGACAAGATCATCGCTATCAGCAGCGCCAAGGGTATTACGGCACTGGTATGGAAGGCTGGATTCACCATGC